CGCGGCGGAACCGCTCGCTCCCCGTCTCCGGGTCCAGCCCGACGAGCTCGCCGCCCTCGGTGACGACACAGAGCGGGCCGCCGCCGCTCGGCGCGACGAGGTGGGTCCCGTCCGCGACGCGCTGGCGCCACAGTTCCAGCCCGCCGCTCGTGAACGCGGCGACCGCCGCGTCGAACAGGGCGAAGGGGTAGCGCCCGGCCGCCACGTCGACGACCGGGTCGTCCGTCCGGATCCGGTTCCGGTCGGTGCCCGTGACGATGTCGAGCCGCCCCTCGTCGCTCCCGAACACGAGACAGTCGTTCCCGGCGGCGACGCGCGTCCGGCCGCCCGAGGAGAACGTCTCGTCGACGCTGTATTCGTCGTCGAACGACCCGTCACTCCCCATCGCCTACTCCTCCGCCTGGTCCCCACCCAGGTCGCGCAGCTGGTCGAACACGTCGCTGCCCCCGCCGACCGCGATCCCGAGCCGGTCCGCCTGCTCTTCGACGTACCGACGCATCTCCGGGTACCCCTCGAGCTCGTCGACCTCCTCGCGGACGCTGGTGATGAACTGTCGGACCGTCTTGGGCTCGTTGCGGTCGAGCCGCTCCAGCAGGTACTCCGTATCCGGGACGATCGGCTCGGAACCGTCCTCGACGACACTGCGGACGAGTTCGCGCTGGAGCTCCGTTCCAAGCACGCGGTCGGCGATCTCGGCCGGGGTGTACCCCGCCGACGCGGCGCCGAGTCGCTCGTAGCTGATCTCCACGTCCGGGTTGGCCGCTTCGAGCGAGTCCAGTTCCTTGTGCCACACCTGAGACATCACCTCGTCGCCGGGCTGAGGGATGAACTGCTGGACGGGGAAGCGCCGGCTCGCCGCCGGGTCGATCGTGAACGGCATGTTCGTCGCGCCGATGACCAGCAGGTTGTCCTCGATCTTGTCGGTCCCCATCTCCTGCAGGAAGGCGTTGGTCAGCGACCGCTCGTGGCGCTGGAGGTCGTCGTCGCTGCGGTCGGGGATGAGCGTCTCGATCTCGTCGAAAAAGAGCACCGCGAAGCCGTCCTGTGCGATGCTGTGGGCGCGGTCGAACACCGCCTCGACGCGGCGCTCGGCCTCGCCGGGGTACCGCGAGAGGATGTCCCCGCCCTTGACCGGGAGGAACTTCACGTCGCCGTACTCCGACTCGATGTTGGTGTTGTTGGCCGCCTCGTAGGCGATCGCCTCGGAGACGAGCGTCTTCCCGCAGCCCGGCGGCCCGTACAGCAGCATGCTGCCGCCGCGCGCGGCGAACTCCTCCCCGTAGCGCCCCTCGACCTCCCGTTTGGTCTCCGGGTCGAACAGCGCGAGCAGCATCTGCGCGGTGCTTTTCACCTCGTCCAGGCCGGCCACGTCCTCCTCGAAGCTCACCGTCGGCTTCTCCGGGGAGATGTCGATGTCGACGTCCTCGTCGTCGCGGCCCTGACCGCCGCCGCGGCCCTGGCCGCCGGGACCGGGACCGGCCCCCTGGCTCGGTCCGCGGTCGCGTCGCTCGTCGCGCTCCTCTCGGTCGACGAACTCGAACTCGGTCTCCTCGTCGACCATCAGGGTCGGGAACCCGCGCGGTTGCAGGTCGAGCACCTCGAAGTGGGTCAGCTCCCCGTCGATGAGCGCGACCTCCTCGATCTCGTGGAGCAGGTAGTTCGTGGACCGCAGAAACGAGGCCAGCCGCTCCTCGCCGATGTCGCGGGTGTACAGCGTCGCGGACTTGCACGGCTCGACGTCGCGACCGCTGACATCGGCCTCGACCTGGAAGGGCTGCCCGCGGGCGATCCCGCCGAAGACATCGGCGACGTTCTCGTGGAACTTGACCTTGTTCCGGATGTTGCTCGCGACCAGTTCCTCCTCGGGGTCGACGTAGAAGAACGCCGACCGGTTGTTGTGCGTGACGGCGACGATGTTCGACGACCCGACCTTCGTCTCCCCGATCGTGAGGTGCGAAGTCGGCCGGTCCGTCTCCGTCACCGGCTGTAGATTCAGTTTGCTCATGTCTTAGGTATCCAGTCGTTCGACGACCCAGCTGCCGAACCGCTGCGGCCGGTCGTCCGACCGCCCGGCGCGATGGCTCACCCACCGGTGCCTGGTGAGCGTGTGTCTGAGCACCCGTCTGATGTCCGCGAGCGTCTCGACGACCGACCGCCAGACCCGCTCGAAGACCGTCTCCGCCTTCCCCGAACGCGCGATGCGGTCGCGGACGTGCGCTCCCTTCTCGCGGAGCGCGTCGAGGCGGTCGTGGACGAACGCGAACACCACCGCCCAGTTCCCCGCGGCGGGTCCGGCCCGCGCCAGCGGGACGTGTACGGATCCGTCGGCGACGGCGAGGAGCCCGCAGTCGCACGCCCTCGCGAGGCGGTCGACGTCGGCCGGCGTCGCGTCGCCGCGGTCGTAGACCGTCTCCAGGACGGTGGCGACGCTCGCGTCGAGCCGTTCGTCACCGTCGTCGACCGCCGTCGGTCCGGGGATCGGTTGGCTCGCTCTCGTGAGTTCGCAGAGGTCACTCAGCGTCCGCAAGACCGCGAGGCCCTTCGTGAGGACCGACTCGTTCGTGACCGTCGGCTCCCCGAGGACGGCGTCGATGTCGTCCTCGACCGCGCTCGCCGTGCCGACGAACGAACGTCCCTCCATTCGGATCGCTCAGTTGTTGAACTCGTAGCTGCCGGTCTCCTCGTCGGCCTCCGCGTCGGTGCTCATCTCCTCGGCGTCGATGTCCTCGGTCGCGTCGAGCACCTGCTGGACCTTCTCCATCGTGTTCTGTTCCTCCTTTTTCTCCGCGGCGGAGTCGACGTCCGTCAGCGAGGTCGCCAGGTTCGAGAGGTTCTTCGCCATCTCCATGGCCCGCTCGGGGGCGATCTCCTCCTTGTACTTGTAGGCGCGTTTGACCCGCTGTTTCTGCGTTTTCAGCACGTCGTCGATCTCTTCGAGCTTCTGCATCTGCGCGCCGAGTTCCTCCGCGGCCCGCCGGAGTTCGTCCTCGAGGGTCCCGCCCTCGGCCGCCTCCTTCATGCTCTCCAGGTGGAAGAGTCGCTCTTCCAGGCGCTCGTACTCGGCCTGGTCGGGCGGGCTGAGGTCGGTCTCGTCGAGCTGTCTGCCGTTCGTGAGGTTCATCAGCTCCTGAGCCACTTCCTGCTGTTTGTGATCGAACTCCTGTACCTTCTCGGCGGCGTTGGACTCGCCGATCTCCTCGCGCAGCTCCTGTTCGGTCTGTTCGATCGTCTCGATCGTATCGTCGATCTTGTTCGTACAGCCCTCAATCGCCGAGACCCAGTTCAGCAGCATCTTCGGTTTCGTCTCGTCGTTCTCGCTGCCGATGTCCTGGAGCATGCTCGGGTCCTCCAGCACCACCAAGTCGGTGCCGTCGGTGTCCAGCACGTCCTCGTCGACGAAATAGTCGATGACCGCCTCCGCCTGCGCCTCGCTCTCGATCGGGATCGTCTTGTCCTCGGACGCGATGAGGCTGTTCAGCGCGTCATCTCGCTGTATCTTCCCCTTTCCCGATTCGAGGTTCAGCGCGTTGGAGATGTCGTACTGGACGAGTTGGCCGACCACGTCCGTCCACGTCTCGTCGGGGTCCTCGGTGTTCCCGATGGCACCCGGGATCCGGACCGGCTCGTCCCGGTCGTTTTTCGGCTGCGCGATGATGTACTCCTGACCACCCTGCGTCGTCGTGCTGAAGTTCTGGTATTTCGTCGTCATCGTTTCTGTGTCCCGTTATTCGGTTGATTTGTTGCCGACCTGAAACATGGCGTCGACCTTGCGCTCGAAGCGCTCCTCGATAGCGTCTCTGACGTACCCGTTCACCCGTTCCGCGTCGCTGACCACGATCTCCGCTATCTGGGGCCGCCCCTCGTCGACGAGGTCGCTGGGCTGACCGAGCGCCTGCTGGTCGATATCCTCGAGTATCTGGTCGGCCCGCGCGTCGACGTACTCCTCGAAGTCCTCCTCGTGGCGGATGACCGCCTTGTCCTCCGTGAGCCCGTACTCCTCCTTCAGTTGGCCTCGGATCTCGTCGAACAGCTGTTCGGTGTCGTTGCGGTCGAGGTGGAGCAGGACGTCGTAGCGCTCGGAGATCTCGTTCTCGACGACCTGTTCGAACTCGTCGAGGGTGAGCACGCCGATATCGTCGAACTCGTCGACGACATCGTCGCCGATCTCGTCGACCAGGAACTCGGCGTACTCGTCGAAACAGCTCCGGACGAGGTAGTCGTCGCCCATGTCGACGACGAACCCCTCGTTGACGAGGTGTCGGATCACGTCGCTCGTCGCGGCCACGTCGATGACGTTCTCCAGTTTCGAGTGCGAGAGCGTCCCGAGCGTCGCCTCCTTCTCGAGGCGCGCGGAGACGCTCGCGTCGCCGGAGGTCTCGTCGCGCAGGTCCGGGCCGCTCCGGTAGTAATCCCTGTCGCCCGTCGAGATACGGCTGATGTACTGCTGGTCGACCAGCCGTTCGGCGAAGAAGTCGACGTCCGCGGGCGCGATGTCGAACTGCGACTGGATGTCCTGAGTGTTGACCACGAGCTTCCGCTTGAACAGGTGTTTCAACTCGCCGGTCACCGAGGTCCCCTCGGGCAGCCCGAACGGGTCGTAGTAGTAGGCCCCGTTCCTGAGCTTCTCGAACTCGGAGAACTCGTCGTTGGCGAGATCTCGCAGTCCCTCTTTGATGTCCGTCGCCGACAGCGATCCCGTGTTCAGTAACCCGGTGTCCCGACTCTCGTAGCCCTCCTTTATCGCCTCCTTCGTATCAGTCACGTATAAGAAGCCGTAGTTATCGAGAGCCAGCTCCCGAGAGATATCTTCGAGAGCTTCGGTTTCTACTGGCCGAACCATACCACTCAGTGGTGTAGTATCGGTAGTAAAAGTTGTCCCCCGAGATCACATTTTGCGACGGCACTGGCCGAGATATCTCCGTTCCACCGATAGCAATCCCCCTCTTCCCGGCCCGCGAATCGGTCTGTCGGATCCCGGTGACTGAACCACAGACACCCGGGTCGCGACGGGGCGACGCCTTCGGTGCGATGCTCCGGGAGTACCGCGAGATCGGCGAGGGGTGCGAACTGGTCGAACGCGACGACGGCTGGGTCGGGATCAGCGCCGGCGGCGAGTTCTACTTCGCCGAGGACGACGAGTGGCCCGACCCCGACCGGCGCGCGCTCGACCGCGTCGAGGGGCGGGTCCTCGACGTGGGCTGTGGCGCGGGCCGGGCCGCGCTCGCCCTCCAGGAGCGAGGCCACGGCGTGACCGCGGTCGACGTGTCGCCCGGTGCGGTCGAGGTGT
The window above is part of the Halosimplex rubrum genome. Proteins encoded here:
- a CDS encoding ATP-binding protein, translating into MSKLNLQPVTETDRPTSHLTIGETKVGSSNIVAVTHNNRSAFFYVDPEEELVASNIRNKVKFHENVADVFGGIARGQPFQVEADVSGRDVEPCKSATLYTRDIGEERLASFLRSTNYLLHEIEEVALIDGELTHFEVLDLQPRGFPTLMVDEETEFEFVDREERDERRDRGPSQGAGPGPGGQGRGGGQGRDDEDVDIDISPEKPTVSFEEDVAGLDEVKSTAQMLLALFDPETKREVEGRYGEEFAARGGSMLLYGPPGCGKTLVSEAIAYEAANNTNIESEYGDVKFLPVKGGDILSRYPGEAERRVEAVFDRAHSIAQDGFAVLFFDEIETLIPDRSDDDLQRHERSLTNAFLQEMGTDKIEDNLLVIGATNMPFTIDPAASRRFPVQQFIPQPGDEVMSQVWHKELDSLEAANPDVEISYERLGAASAGYTPAEIADRVLGTELQRELVRSVVEDGSEPIVPDTEYLLERLDRNEPKTVRQFITSVREEVDELEGYPEMRRYVEEQADRLGIAVGGGSDVFDQLRDLGGDQAEE